From Syntrophorhabdaceae bacterium, one genomic window encodes:
- a CDS encoding DUF748 domain-containing protein — protein MAKRRFAGIILVVAAVILLVLAASSVVLLKYGNRMIKGELERRLGKAFSIDRIDLTWGHVKATGIKMKNREGKDTVRIDSLSARADFLQFLRKEYVISNLTLKGVHVRVETDRSGVLISPALPPGITREGRGGKGESEISAANPLSITRLHIEEGEIDYLDRKTAPTPVLTRVRDIRLEAKDIALPFPDAFTTYELTGNIVGNSGMGAVKSNGKIKMKTKDLEAKGEVRHLDITNFKAYFQKNSNVNITRGFLDVDISMKIVSRKLHAPGRAVLKDLDFSSRPGVTNQFMGVPLSKVVAFLKKSSNRIPIDFTLTGDLDNPKVNIRDNFINTLSQGLAGTLGLSLKDIGQSLVDVGSGGAKGLGLNIEEIEKGLKNIFTK, from the coding sequence ATGGCTAAGAGGAGGTTCGCCGGGATCATCCTTGTTGTAGCGGCTGTCATCCTGCTGGTCCTCGCCGCGAGCAGTGTCGTTCTCCTGAAATATGGGAACCGGATGATCAAGGGAGAGCTCGAGCGAAGGCTCGGAAAGGCATTTTCGATCGACCGTATCGACCTTACATGGGGCCATGTAAAGGCGACGGGCATAAAAATGAAGAACAGGGAAGGCAAAGATACAGTGCGGATAGACAGCCTCTCGGCGAGGGCCGATTTTCTGCAATTCCTCCGGAAGGAATATGTCATTTCCAATCTGACCCTTAAAGGGGTCCATGTGCGGGTGGAGACGGACCGCAGCGGCGTCCTGATAAGCCCCGCTCTTCCTCCGGGGATCACCCGGGAAGGTCGGGGAGGGAAAGGAGAATCTGAGATCAGCGCTGCCAACCCTCTCTCCATCACCCGTTTGCATATCGAGGAGGGGGAGATCGATTATCTCGACCGGAAGACGGCCCCTACGCCGGTACTCACCAGGGTCAGGGACATCAGACTCGAGGCGAAAGACATTGCCCTTCCTTTTCCGGATGCCTTTACGACCTATGAATTAACAGGGAATATAGTGGGCAACTCAGGGATGGGCGCGGTGAAGAGCAATGGAAAAATTAAAATGAAAACCAAGGACTTGGAGGCCAAAGGCGAGGTAAGGCACCTCGATATCACAAACTTCAAGGCCTATTTTCAAAAGAACTCGAATGTCAACATTACGAGGGGTTTCCTTGATGTAGACATCAGTATGAAGATCGTCTCACGGAAGCTACACGCGCCGGGCAGGGCGGTGCTCAAAGACCTCGATTTTTCGAGCCGCCCGGGGGTGACAAACCAATTCATGGGAGTGCCGCTCTCCAAGGTCGTGGCATTTCTAAAGAAGAGCAGCAACCGGATACCGATAGATTTTACCCTTACGGGCGATCTTGACAACCCTAAAGTGAATATCAGGGATAACTTTATCAATACCCTCTCCCAGGGCCTGGCCGGCACACTCGGACTCTCTCTTAAGGATATAGGACAGTCTCTTGTGGACGTGGGATCAGGGGGAGCTAAAGGCCTTGGATTGAATATAGAGGAGATAGAAAAGGGTTTGAAGAACATTTTTACGAAATGA